From one uncultured Methanoregula sp. genomic stretch:
- a CDS encoding helix-turn-helix domain-containing protein — protein sequence MDEACTVNMTVKYLTKKWTLLIILELYKGPGCTRRFSELKDALGDITQKILSERLRELESEGIITKKIDSTAFPVKSEYTLTQSGLEIVGIIRGIKQWALKWKIDNIPCGGQDCKVCVL from the coding sequence ATGGACGAAGCCTGCACGGTCAACATGACCGTGAAATACTTAACAAAAAAATGGACGCTTTTGATCATCCTCGAACTCTATAAGGGACCGGGCTGCACGCGCCGTTTCTCGGAACTCAAGGATGCACTCGGCGATATCACGCAGAAGATCCTCTCTGAGCGGCTCAGGGAACTTGAGAGCGAAGGCATCATCACAAAGAAGATCGATTCCACGGCATTCCCGGTGAAAAGCGAGTATACGCTCACCCAGAGCGGCCTTGAAATTGTCGGGATCATAAGGGGCATCAAGCAGTGGGCGCTGAAGTGGAAGATTGACAATATCCCCTGCGGGGGCCAGGATTGTAAGGTGTGTGTGCTTTAG